A single genomic interval of Nocardioides nitrophenolicus harbors:
- the purN gene encoding phosphoribosylglycinamide formyltransferase gives MPARPRLVVLVSGSGTNLQALLDASADPAYGARVVAVGADRDGIEGLARAERAGVPTFVAKVGDHSSRAYWDRALADKVAAFEPDLVVLAGFMKLVGAKFLDRFGGITVNTHPALSPAFPGMHGPADALAYGVKVTGATLFVVDAGVDTGAIVAQTVVPVEDDDTVESLHERIKTAERAMLVESVGRMAREGFTVDGRRVRLGG, from the coding sequence GTGCCCGCCCGTCCTCGCCTCGTCGTCCTCGTGTCGGGCTCCGGCACCAACCTCCAGGCACTGCTCGACGCCAGCGCCGACCCGGCGTACGGCGCCCGGGTGGTCGCCGTCGGCGCCGACCGCGACGGCATCGAGGGCCTGGCCCGGGCCGAGCGGGCCGGCGTGCCGACCTTCGTGGCCAAGGTCGGCGACCACAGCAGCCGCGCGTACTGGGACCGGGCGCTGGCCGACAAGGTGGCCGCCTTCGAGCCGGACCTGGTGGTGCTCGCGGGGTTCATGAAGCTGGTGGGGGCGAAGTTCCTCGACCGCTTCGGCGGGATCACGGTCAACACCCACCCCGCCCTCTCGCCGGCGTTCCCCGGCATGCACGGTCCCGCCGACGCGCTGGCGTACGGCGTGAAGGTCACCGGCGCGACCCTGTTCGTGGTCGACGCGGGCGTCGACACCGGCGCGATCGTCGCCCAGACCGTCGTACCGGTGGAGGACGACGACACCGTCGAGAGCCTCCACGAGCGGATCAAGACGGCCGAGCGCGCCATGCTCGTCGAGTCGGTCGGCCGGATGGCGCGGGAGGGGTTCACGGTCGACGGCCGGCGGGTTCGGCTGGGAGGCTGA
- a CDS encoding cell division protein PerM — MTSLQSPPARRSGPGRPGPASDADLRRQLATTRPLVPTATIGGVVAAGAPLLVCLAVAVVGWFLTDAGGEGAPSGALRVGAHGWLMAHGSTVAVEGVRITAMPLGLTALCAWVVWRVGHRVGESISGHGPDADRISDGARDLTVPYAAGLFTVAYAVVGVLTASLAATAASSPSTARVVVWSVLLGVGVGAPAIAFGSGRAAVWLPVVPAAVRDSALVARRILSRWALVSLVALVAAFVLDFSTAANVVSQLHADAGAVLLMTVLTLLLLPNALLFSSAYLLGPGFTVGAGTTVSTTAVVLGPLPMFPLLAALPDQGSQPWWTDWLMLTPLLLAALVAGQVQRERPVLAWDRAAIRGCAGGIGAGVLLALASMLAGGAVGPGRMQDVGPYAFDVLLHAITSFGIGGVLGALLVCWWQRDTDGRVRSALRAVRARLPRRS; from the coding sequence ATGACGTCCCTCCAGTCGCCGCCGGCACGCCGCAGTGGACCCGGGCGCCCCGGGCCCGCCTCGGACGCCGACCTGCGACGGCAGCTGGCCACGACGCGGCCGCTCGTGCCGACCGCCACCATCGGCGGCGTGGTCGCCGCGGGAGCGCCGCTCCTGGTCTGCCTCGCGGTCGCGGTCGTCGGCTGGTTCCTCACCGACGCGGGCGGCGAGGGCGCCCCCAGCGGTGCGCTCCGCGTGGGCGCCCATGGCTGGCTGATGGCCCACGGCTCCACCGTCGCGGTCGAGGGCGTGCGGATCACCGCGATGCCGCTCGGGCTGACCGCGCTGTGCGCCTGGGTGGTCTGGCGGGTCGGGCACCGGGTGGGCGAGTCGATCTCCGGGCACGGCCCCGACGCCGACCGGATCAGTGACGGCGCCCGCGACCTCACCGTCCCCTACGCCGCCGGCCTGTTCACCGTCGCGTACGCCGTCGTCGGCGTCCTCACCGCCTCGCTCGCCGCCACCGCCGCCTCCTCGCCGTCGACCGCGCGGGTCGTCGTGTGGTCGGTGCTGCTCGGGGTCGGCGTGGGTGCGCCCGCCATCGCGTTCGGCTCCGGCCGGGCGGCGGTCTGGCTGCCCGTCGTCCCCGCGGCGGTGCGCGACTCCGCCCTCGTCGCCCGCCGGATCCTCTCCCGGTGGGCGCTGGTGAGCCTGGTCGCCCTGGTCGCGGCGTTCGTCCTCGACTTCTCGACGGCCGCCAACGTGGTCTCCCAGCTGCACGCCGACGCGGGCGCGGTGCTGCTGATGACGGTGCTCACCCTGCTGCTGCTCCCCAACGCACTGCTCTTCTCCAGCGCCTACCTGCTGGGCCCGGGCTTCACCGTCGGCGCCGGCACCACCGTGTCCACCACGGCCGTCGTGCTGGGGCCGCTGCCGATGTTCCCGCTGCTCGCGGCCCTGCCCGACCAGGGCAGCCAGCCGTGGTGGACCGACTGGCTGATGCTCACGCCGCTGCTGCTCGCCGCGCTCGTCGCCGGCCAGGTGCAGCGGGAGCGTCCGGTGCTGGCCTGGGACCGGGCGGCGATCCGCGGCTGCGCGGGTGGGATCGGCGCGGGCGTGCTCCTCGCGCTCGCCTCGATGCTCGCCGGCGGTGCGGTCGGCCCGGGCCGGATGCAGGACGTCGGCCCCTATGCCTTCGACGTGCTCCTGCACGCGATCACCTCCTTCGGCATCGGCGGGGTGCTCGGCGCCCTGCTCGTGTGCTGGTGGCAGCGCGACACCGACGGCCGGGTCCGCTCCGCGCTGCGCGCGGTCCGCGCCCGGCTGCCGCGTCGTTCCTGA